The following nucleotide sequence is from Harmonia axyridis chromosome 5, icHarAxyr1.1, whole genome shotgun sequence.
AAATCACAATTTTATGTTCGCCATTGGCGCGCATAAAGGTAatgatttccttttttttcaaagaaaaaatgctACGCCATTGAGATATTgtgaattgaatataatatttgaatTCCTCGTTCAGTTTGGGACAAAAAGTCCCTTATGCTCTGTTTCCATATGACAGgccgtttttatgcaaaaaaaaacaaaacatctTAACGCGTATTATGTATTTCTTTGATACATTTCAGCAGCGACGCTGTTACAAATTGGAATTCAAAAATCTTAATTGGTTCGAAATTTCCCAATGGCGTACCTTTTTTTATTGAgattaatgaatgaatattatatattattatattatataacagAAATTATATAGCAAactagaattattttttcatgtagaaCCACCCCCTGAAGTTTTACGCACTTATTAACTAACGCCTTGTATATTTAGTTGAATATAAATGGACTAAATCACATTACCATGATAATTCATTGGAGGGAATATAGTAAACTTCAATGAAGGAGTATATGAAAATATAAGATATTTCCCATGGAATACATTTTTACAGGGTTTTCCTGAATAGGggggtacaaacgaaaatgagagcAACCTTGattaattttgagaaaagaGTCTCATAAAGATGGACATACGCTTTGTTTTCCAGGTGCAGAGTGTTTTTTGTAGttctattttttgaaataattatacaAAATTATGAGTCTCCACAGGGTGTTGTAAATAAAAGCCTACTTTTCGTCTTTTTGTATATAACAAACAACGTACCCTAGGACGGCATTGAAATAGTTATGATCTCGAAGAATCAAGCTACAAAATTGCTGGAATAGGCCAAAGGGTTCATGAGAAAATAAACTACAAACTTCATCGATATTTTTTCCGTTCCCCTCATTTTGCCAATGtgttcgaaaaatatttcatgaaattcgTCAAAAAGGGTTAATTGCACCAGTGTcatacccagacataagccttgggggggatAAAGAGAAACAATTTGGTTATTCGTTTCCGATGTCCTTTGAATTTACAGACACttttgagattgattttcacctgTCCAAGTGTCAGGTCTTGTATTAAAAAGCGAAAAACTTCAAGATTCGCCTTAATCAATGTTCctccttttgaagaagttttccagaaaagcttactcataataatatTCGATTTGTTTTTGGGATCACACAACAACAACACACTTTGAAAGTTTAATTCGGAATAAAAAAGAAACATCTTAAAACTAGTCAACAGAATAAGGTATACTAAACCTACTGAACTGATCTATCTTTGCGAGTGAAAATGTTAACACAGTAAGAAATGGAATCCAAAGTGTCGACAAAGGGATAATTAGGTGtaatatgatattatttatttactatTAGGGTActaaaaaattggagaaattgcTATCATGGGTACCGCTATTTCAATTCGAATAGTACGGGGCTTTAAATTCAAAATCTAATTGATTTTTACCCGGTTGTTTATCATCAATTTTGCATTTATAGCCCGTATGTAAGTAGCGATTGTGCAGACGACAGTCGGATcagatcaaaattgaaatatttagcgttgtgatttataatgaatattcgtcgtggggggatatatccccttTATCCCACcaccccttgggtacgccactgaattGCACTATATGTACTGTCTAACTCGTCATGACGGTCTCGTAGGACATTTTTATATGGCGAGCAATAaaaattcactttttgcacttgttgcggAAATAACTATGGATATTTACGATGTATCTATAAATCAAACAAAATTGTTATCACGAAAAATTCGTCTTCAATTAATCTTAGAATGTATGAGCCAGATTTTTCAACAAAGGATTTCATATCCTGGGTAGGTACCCATTATTTTTGTTGTTCGACACTTGCCTCTGTTTTGAACAATGAGTGTCACCGTTCTTTTGATCATTCAAACACAAGTGTTAAAATTCCGAACGGACAGGTAAGAGTTCCCACTCATAAATCTCTTTTAGACAATCGTCAGGTGTAATTTCTTGTGAAGTTTATTGTACAATAGAGAAAGAATCTGTACTACCTCGAACATGTTACCACTTCTCAGAAGGAAAGTGCAGAATAAACACATTTCGACATCGCCTCAAAgctcaaagaaaaattaatttctgagtGTAACTGAGAAAGTGAATGCTATCGATATCAATAACATTCTTGAGTGCATAAacggattttgaaaatttaattgggaatgatacaaaataaaatatctgaaatgtaattcatgaaaatatatcatacaatcgTAGATTGCTCTATAAATAGCGAAATCCATAATTCCAACAATATAGAAATATATGTAGTTCCGAATTTGATGATTAAGTTTtgaggaattatttttttgatgatttcattaTTATAGTGAACTATCCTGATCCTGACGATTCTGACGTGTTAACCGTAAAAATTGAGACACTGATATTCATTAACAGAGTTGCCGTAGCTTTCGAACTTTTCCGATTATCATTCATAATAAAACTTGTATGTGAGTATCGAAGAAGGAAGGAACATACAGAATGATTCGGTACATATATTTCTGTTAGAACTTCGTGTTCATCGATAATTCTCACAATAAAATAGGCGTAATTGTGTAATAACCAGATTTACGAatgacaaatgttttttttttattttccgatATATCTTCCTAATTACTATATATTGttgaatatttaaatatatatccagtggtttaaaaaataattagcatttcacaattgaaaaaagatggaattgtcataaataatattttgctgCTAAAATCATCTAGAACTTTTCTTCCTCCAATCCATGTTTGAATGCCATTAAAACTGGGACAGAATCTCCATCAATATCACAATATTCCAACATAGCCACCATGCCATCAATTTCCATCGATTCTCCAGTGAAGAATTGGAGTTCCTTGAATCTGCCTAATATATCCTTCATTACTTTATtcatatttgatttgaaaactTCTACTTGGTCTGGGGCAGTTTCTTGTAATTTAGCTACGAGTTTTTTCATGTAATCCTTAAGGTAGGAAGTGTAAGATTTCTTATCATGGAAGGCAAATGTTTCACACAATCGGTGGTTCAAGACAACGTCAACACCTGACTCGACAGTCGATTCACAATCATCGGAAGCTTCCTCAGCAGATGGATTTGCACCATCAATGGTAATGTCATCTGATTTACGTTGTATAAGTTTACCGTAAACCTCATATAGTACCTCATCGaccaatttaattttataagAGTCAGAGAAGATCTCGTCACCGGTGAAAATATCTTTGTAAATCCTCATTTTGGTAGATAAATTTGgatttttatagatttataACCCTAAAACGTCCAACCTATGCGGAAGAAACTGTAAAAAGT
It contains:
- the LOC123679940 gene encoding translationally-controlled tumor protein homolog, with the protein product MRIYKDIFTGDEIFSDSYKIKLVDEVLYEVYGKLIQRKSDDITIDGANPSAEEASDDCESTVESGVDVVLNHRLCETFAFHDKKSYTSYLKDYMKKLVAKLQETAPDQVEVFKSNMNKVMKDILGRFKELQFFTGESMEIDGMVAMLEYCDIDGDSVPVLMAFKHGLEEEKF